The genomic segment aaacaaaaatgatagaTCGAAGTTATGTACACATCACCTGTTGGGAAAAAAAGGCACAATTCAAAAGCTAGAGCTTGAGATGCGATTGTGAAAAAGAGAGTTACTGAAGGTTATCAGTTCTGGTGAAAGGGTTGATTTGTTTCTTGATAAATCAATGCATTTTCATGGTGGTTGTATAACAAAAGGGTAAATATTGGAGATCCTTCTTGTGTAACAAGAAGTTGTCAAAAGAAAGTGAACATCTTTTATCTTTGTGGGTCAGTTATTAGAACCAGGTCATGCAGATGGGtgtttataaaattcataatacttCTTCGGGTCTGGACCAACtgtttttattaataaatatctctttcctattttctctaACATGCTTGTGTACCTAGTTTGGCTTCATTACACAACATTCATATAGATTAGCTAAAGCTTTAAATCTATGCAAGTTTATATCCCTAGCAATAGCATCCTTGAGCTTGATGGATGACGACGCTGCGTGATGTTTTTACTGTTTATAGAGATAATTCTCTTGTTATCTAGTCCTCATTCTTTATTCCTCAATGCTTTTATcctgcatttttctttttgctaagtCCTATAAATGTTGTTTTAGTGCCTAACAAATCTATGcatcattttttgtttaattatttatatggtTTAAGTCCTTTTGCAGGTGCAACGCTTAGCAAAGGATTTAACCGTGGGTTGGGAACATTTTCGGCCGGAGGGCTTGCTCTTAGCATGGCTGAGTTGTCTCAGTTGGCTGGAGATCAGGAAGAAGTTGTTATTGTTATCAGCATATTCATAACTGGTCTGGCATTGCAGTTGgtgtttctttttaaattttgttggaAATGAAATAGTACCTTGCCAGTGTTTTTATTCCATCTGAAGTTTTTTCTCTTTGTGCCATTCTGTGTGGTTTCTAGGGTTCTTTATCACTTATGCAAAACTATACCCCACAATGAAGCCTTATGAATATGGATTCCGAGTATTTTTGCTGACATATTGCTTCATAATGGTATCTGGGTATCGAACGGGAGAGTTTATACATACAGCTGTGACTCGATTTTTGCTTATTGCACTGGGTGCTGCGGTGTGTTTGGTGGTGAATATGTTTATCTACCCCATTTGGGCTGGTGAGGATCTTCACAATTTGGTGGCGAAGAACTTTGTGGGTGTTGCAACTTCTTTGGAAGGTTATTAGCATTTCTTGCTGACTAATATCTGCACAAGTTAATCTCCCTTTTCCCTGCTGACTAATATGTCTGAGCTTCTCTCCAGGTTGTGTTGAGGGATACTTGAAATGTGTTAAATACAAGAAGGTTCCCTCTAAAATTCTTACTTACCAAGCTTCTGATGACCTACTCTATACTGGCTATAGAGCAGCCGTTGAATCTACAAGCCAAGAGGAGGCTCTGGTATactttttaaaatgatttttctgCATTTGTAGGGTGATTTCATAATACaatcttcttcttgtttgttGTTTTAACTTAATTAAGCTTTGCAGGTAGGATTTGCTGAATGGGAGCCACCTCATGGCCCTTACAAAATGCTGAAATATCCGTGGAGAAACTACATAAAAGTGAGTGGCGCACTAAGGTATTGTGCCTTCACGGTCATGGCATTGCATGGTTGCGTACTCTCAGAAATACAGGTGATTATTCTTTTCCCATGTCTGGCTTCATTTCACACTGTTTACtgttgaattgataaatgaatACTTGCTTGTGCCTTAAGGATGCCTTGCATTGTTGGATAGCATTGTTACACTATGAAAAATTGTTCTATGCACATTGCCTAGGAGGTCTCTAAAGTCCCCCCTCGTTATTTGTTTTGGTGTCTTTGTTGTTTGAGAACATGAGATCAAGTTGCTACTGCTTCAGTAGagctttgtttattttgaaatctgAAAGATCCTGACCTATAAGTTAACATAATTCCAGAGTAAATGCTTTGAGCGCTCAATTTTGTTCTGCTTCAGGAAACGACAAATCAGAAATAATCTCTGTGATAGTGCACTATCTGTATCTTCTCAAATCCCTGGCCTTAATTCTCCTAATATGTTTCCCGTCTTATGCAATTTGTCTCATGTTGTTGGTATTTTGCTAACAGGAGTTTTTTATATCATGAACTGTATAAAACTGATGCACTTTCACGCATCAGTGTGTGCCATGCTCCGCTCTAAGACGTTGGAGtcacataataaatatttgatcTGAACCCTGTTTGTTGAATTCCCACTACCAGTCCCAGATACTATATTTTGCATACATTACGAGTTAAAATGCCTCCGTTATTGAATCAGCTTCCTAGTAACAGGGACCAGAAGCCTTTTGGTGTAAATTTATCTGTGGTCTTATAGGGTCTTGTTGATTCTAAAAAAATTGGGACTAGGTAGCATTTCCACCAGTTGGCTAAGGTGTGTCCCCTGTCCACAAGGTTTCCCTACTTTGTGAGGTAAAGGAAGTGGCATTTTTGTATGCAGTCTTACCCTTGCTTTCTTGCAAGGAGGTAGTTTCTACAATTCGAACCCATGACCTCTCAATTAGGAACAACCTTACCATTGCTGCAGTTGGCCAAGGTAATGAGGCAGATAAAACTAAGTCATCCAACATGTGCTCAAGACACCCGTGCAAAGAATTAACAGTCACATGCAGTCTCAGTGATTGTTTTCTGCCAATCCTTCTTGGTTGGTTTGTGCGTTTGGTACTTTCCCAATTTGTGATGACAAATATTCTggtaaacataataaaaattatacgtgCTCATAGTTTGTCAATTCCTCTATGCCATGACTGGATTTGATGTCATGTTAATGTGGTACTAGAAAAGATGGCATGTGTCTTCTCTTTCTCGTGATTTCAATACTAAAACCATGATAAAGGTATACAATGGTTTCAGTGCTTGTATATGTAGGCCCCAGCTGACAAAAGACTGGTCTTTAGTAGTGAACTTCGAAGAGTTGGCAATGCTGGTGCTAAAGTGTTACGTGAGCTCGGGAACAAAGTTAAAGGGATGGAGAAATTGGGTTCAATAGACATACTGTGTGAAGTGCATGAGGCAGCAGAAAAATTGCAAAACAAGGTAGATAAAAAGTCGTACCTTCTTGTTCATGCAGAGAGCTGGGAGATCGGAAGCAGGCAAAAGGTGCTGGAGGATCCCCAGGAATTTTTAAGCTTGGATGATGCCAGAGTTGAATTTAACCAATCCAAGTCTTGTAGTGAAGCCAGACATGATCTTGTATCACTTACCTTGTCAAGGAGTTGGGATCTTGGGAACCTGGGTGCTGACTATATCACACGGGAATCAGGGGCAGCAGATCTCTTGATGAAACCCAATGCAGTCCCTGAAGGAGGAGAATCAAAGACGTATGAAAATGCCAGTTCATTGTCTTTGGCAACATTTACGTCacttttgattgaatttgtcGCGAGGCTTCAAAATCTTGTTGATGCATTCGAAGAACTAAGCGAGAAAGCAAATTTTAAAGAATCTGTAGAGCACTCACAGCCAGCAGAGGAGGGCAGGGTCTGGACCAGGCTGATTGGATACATGAGGtttaagaagaaagacaagCCCTTACTGGGATAGACATAAAAACCTTCAATAGGTGAAGTCATGAAACCTTGAAAAAGTTAACATCGACCCCAAGAACCGCACAAGCCAATGTTGATCCCAAGATGAAGCAAGTCTACTTTTGACTCGGATGACTGATCTTTTGCTGACAATTAGAGTAGTTTTGGTGGAATAGCCTGTAAAAGTTTGCATTTTGATGGCTGTCTTGTGCAAATGTCAAGCTCGCCTGGAATGGTTTATGTGGAGGCAGTAGCTCCGAAGATGGAGACCTGCCCATATTTTGTGACATGACATTCTCATTGATTGAAAAGGTGATTTAGGGGAGCAAAAGTTACTGATGAATCTACTCGATGCTAGAAATGGATGCTGAAATACTAAACTCAAACGTACATTTTCTATCATTCTGGTTGCTCACCACCTGTTTGATTAATTGAGGAACTGGGAGGACAGTAATCTTTGATCCTGCTGTTCACCTCAAGGCTTGATGCAACAGAACAGAATGGGAACAGCCCAAAGCACTGGAAAGGCGTGCTGATCATCTGTCCATTTCAAATATATGCTGTGCTTCTGTGCCAATCTTTCTTTGGCTGACATTGAAATTGGTCAAGGAGATG from the Diospyros lotus cultivar Yz01 unplaced genomic scaffold, ASM1463336v1 superscaf1, whole genome shotgun sequence genome contains:
- the LOC127793090 gene encoding aluminum-activated malate transporter 9-like isoform X2, whose amino-acid sequence is MEEGAGGWGQGLGDGSVRPEEVHLLRQDGSGFDAYCSVDFLQGADERCRPVLCLGASYRRRGLRIQHSPFAGATLSKGFNRGLGTFSAGGLALSMAELSQLAGDQEEVVIVISIFITGFFITYAKLYPTMKPYEYGFRVFLLTYCFIMVSGYRTGEFIHTAVTRFLLIALGAAVCLVVNMFIYPIWAGEDLHNLVAKNFVGVATSLEGCVEGYLKCVKYKKVPSKILTYQASDDLLYTGYRAAVESTSQEEALVGFAEWEPPHGPYKMLKYPWRNYIKVSGALRYCAFTVMALHGCVLSEIQAPADKRLVFSSELRRVGNAGAKVLRELGNKVKGMEKLGSIDILCEVHEAAEKLQNKVDKKSYLLVHAESWEIGSRQKVLEDPQEFLSLDDARVEFNQSKSCSEARHDLVSLTLSRSWDLGNLGADYITRESGAADLLMKPNAVPEGGESKTYENASSLSLATFTSLLIEFVARLQNLVDAFEELSEKANFKESVEHSQPAEEGRVWTRLIGYMRFKKKDKPLLG
- the LOC127793090 gene encoding aluminum-activated malate transporter 9-like isoform X1, whose translation is MAAKLGSFRYSFLEKRERERLLPLSKEGSERAEPGGSFAWNEEDGDSAGLVRRVRIRVAEAWRKVREVGGKAWEMGRSDPRKFIFSAKMGLALMLIALLIFYKEPTKDVGRYSVWALLTVVVVFEFSIGATLSKGFNRGLGTFSAGGLALSMAELSQLAGDQEEVVIVISIFITGFFITYAKLYPTMKPYEYGFRVFLLTYCFIMVSGYRTGEFIHTAVTRFLLIALGAAVCLVVNMFIYPIWAGEDLHNLVAKNFVGVATSLEGCVEGYLKCVKYKKVPSKILTYQASDDLLYTGYRAAVESTSQEEALVGFAEWEPPHGPYKMLKYPWRNYIKVSGALRYCAFTVMALHGCVLSEIQAPADKRLVFSSELRRVGNAGAKVLRELGNKVKGMEKLGSIDILCEVHEAAEKLQNKVDKKSYLLVHAESWEIGSRQKVLEDPQEFLSLDDARVEFNQSKSCSEARHDLVSLTLSRSWDLGNLGADYITRESGAADLLMKPNAVPEGGESKTYENASSLSLATFTSLLIEFVARLQNLVDAFEELSEKANFKESVEHSQPAEEGRVWTRLIGYMRFKKKDKPLLG